In a single window of the Fusarium falciforme chromosome 3, complete sequence genome:
- a CDS encoding Dicarboxylic amino acid permease — protein MSITADGEKAISARFDDGQSVKNGEGTSSQEDAGHSLQRNLHSRHVTMIALGGALGTGLLVGTGSTLVKAGPASILIDYSIVGFAVFLVMSAMGEVISFMPLAHGFGGYASRLVDPALGFATGYTYFFSFLVAVPNQIAAFALIMKFWVGESVSPAVFITVAIVSIVIINSVGVKAFGEFEFWLSALKVIILIGLILLLLILAAGGGPTGDRPGFRYWSDPGAFAAYRVEGATGRLLGLWSAMITAVYAFTGTELVGVTVGETQNARLAMPKAIKLTFYRILFFYVTSVFLLGLVVPYNSPELAFATTHKTSAAASPFVVAIKLAKIKWLDHIINGCLVVFVFSAANSDLYIAARTLYGISVDGKAPEVLSRTTKNGVPYVSVGFCGLFCSLAYMSISAGSQTTFQYLSNVVSVFAILAWVSILVTHIFFCHAIKAQRIDSAYIPYRAPFGVMGSYVAVTFFAILALTQGINSFVLEFDYRGFIVTYIGIPLYLGCILGFKYTRKTKRVRACSADLVTGVPTETVKEERGRVEAARRETESAATRRYAKFYNTMIYWLF, from the exons ATGTCGATCACGGCCGATGGAGAAAAGGCCATCTCTGCCCGTTTTGATGACGGGCAGAGCGTCAAGAATGGTGAAGGGACATCATCTCAGGAAGATGCTGGGCACAGCTTGCAGAGGAATCTCCACTCCCGCCATGTCACCATGATTGCCCTTGGAGGCGCCCTCGGGACGGGTCTCTTGGTTGGAAC TGGTTCCACTCTCGTCAAGGCCGGTCCTGCATCCATCCTGATCGACTACAGCATCGTCGGCTTCGCCGTCTTCCTGGTCATGTCCGCCATGGGTGAAGTCATCTCGTTCATGCCGCTTGCTCATGGCTTCGGCGGATACGCGTCGCGCCTCGTCGATCCGGCCCTTGGGTTCGCTACAGGATACACCTActtcttcagcttcctcGTCGCCGTGCCGAACCAGATCGCGGCGTTTGCTCTGATAATGAAGTTCTGGGTCGGAGAAAGTGTCAGTCCAGCCGTCTTCATCACCGTCGCTATTGTCAgtatcgtcatcatcaacagcgTTGGCGTCAAGGCCTTTGGCGAGTTTGAGTTCTGGCTCTCGGCATTAAAGGTCATCATCTTGATTGGTCTCATCCTGCTGCTCCTCATCCTAGCAGCTGGTGGTGGCCCTACTGGTGACCGTCCGGGCTTCCGCTACTGGAGCGACCCCGGCGCTTTCGCCGCGTATAGGGTTGAAGGTGCGACCGGACGTCTCCTCGGCCTGTGGAGTGCAATGATCACCGCTGTTTACGCCTTCACCGGTACCGAGCTTGTGGGAGTGACTGTAGGCGAGACACAAAACGCCAGACTCGCCATGCCCAAAGCTATCAAGCTGACCTTCTACCGCATCCTGTTCTTCTACGTCACTTCTgtcttccttcttggcctcgtggTCCCCTATAACAGCCCCGAACTTGCCTTTGCCACCACACACAAGACAAGTGCCGCCGCATCTCCCTTCGTGGTGGCTATCAAGCTGGCCAAGATCAAATGGTTAGATCACATCATTAACGGCTGTCTGGTCGTGTTCGTTTTCTCGGCGGCGAACTCGGATCTGTACATCGCCGCCCGCACGCTATATGGCATCTCGGTCGATGGAAAAGCTCCCGAGGTCCTCTCGCGCACAACCAAGAACGGCGTTCCGTATGTTTCAGTTGGGTTCTGTGGCCTCTTCTGTTCTCTCGCCTACATGTCGATATCTGCGGGCTCTCAGACCACTTTTCAGTACCTTTCTAATGTGGTGTCGGTCTTTG CCATTCTAGCCTGGGTCTCTATCCTGGTCACGCACATCTTCTTCTGCCATGCCATAAAGGCCCAGCGTATCGACTCTGCGTACATCCCCTACCGAGCTCCATTTGGAGTGATGGGATCATATGTGGCAGTAACCTTTTTCGCGATCCTGGCTCTCACGCAAGGCATTAACTCATTTGTTCTGGAGTTTGACTACCGAGGGTTCATTGTCACATATATAGGTATTCCTCTGTATTTGGGCTGTATCTTGGGCTTCAAGTACACCCGCAAGACTAAGCGTGTTCGAGCATGCAGCGCGGATCTGGTTACTGGTGTTCCGACGGAGACTgtgaaagaggagagaggccGTGTTGAGGCGGCCAGGAGGGAAACAGAGTCGGCTGCTACTCGAAGGTATGCCAAGTTCTATAATACTATGATCTACTGGCTCTTCTAG
- a CDS encoding Zn(2)-C6 fungal-type domain-containing protein: MSVSPAHPGVISRLFRSLPVLRSRKKTKCTAERPICSYCQRLRIQCFYLPRARADGKGRKTNNVGYVDYPVSAGPSAYHQLEACHGDTLSSIVRPDESQLSGIPPQQDYPQDDFQSGVESRKFSTSRPEPTPEALKHFVDVYRTKLHLQPLPLFNVQGLEEQLATGPQFLLWSFMALTMMFSTHPFYEGQESAAVDFYTCTAEERIKSLASEGVLIPELTKSLCLIALKHLKTQQLARAWMTTGTASRLEALRILSCDATSASTDDSISRAHWSTFMLERLFVPWTTDLSGPGVPDFPVSAPTPPPPSFVTVNATPGRTQSGEAPTRNVLSSDPGIIGVHLRLVGIWGKLKLYLFRLRQGATEKPWAPESIQSQLNIELLEHEALIDSKYFLCKAFLPNRTIAEVSRHREYWDPFMASQIIWHSIHAILNHPFIHLFLLRSPKEVPPSCLFLQQKVDMALFHTGWLFRVLQSFMDLMDVVDPMVTEFVAAAATVPWLFQFSNDAKIAQRARDDLQKCDTFLSHAAVTWPHFAQKLGTLRQLQALADENRRQHSNDGTTISFQPAWLWDLLDPRIYSSLTGSPHPSSELASRNLDSKMYLKSHFVMPLHEDQDSGQDNQPASSAIDAVDSLFAMPGDLELFNIESLSHDCLQNGLWDQGY; the protein is encoded by the exons ATGTCGGTAAGTCCAGCTCACCCTGGTGTCATCTCACGACTCTTCCGCTCACTACCAGTGCTGCGCAGCCGGAAGAAGACCAAGTGTACCGCCGAGAGGCCCATCTGCTCTTATTGCCAACGTTTGCGAATTCAATGCTTTTACTTGCCGAGAGCACGCGCTGATGGCAAAGGACGAAAGACCAATAACGT GGGTTATGTCGATTATCCTGTCAGCGCTGGGCCCTCGGCTTACCACCAGCTCGAGGCTTGCCATGGCGACactctctcctccatcgtACGACCTGACGAGTCCCAGTTGTCAGGCATCCCACCGCAGCAGGATTACCCGCAGGATGATTTCCAGTCTGGGGTCGAATCCCGGAAATTCTCGACATCAAg GCCCGAACCGACTCCAGAGGCGCTCAAGCACTTTGTCGACGTCTATCGTACCAAGCTACACCTTCAGCCTTTGCCTCTATTCAATGTCCAAGGCCTTGAGGAACAGTTAGCAACCGGGCCGCAATTTCTTCTATGGAGCTTCATGGCGCTCACGATGATGTTTTCTACTCATCCATTCTACGAGGGCCAAGAATCAGCTGCAGTCGACTTCTACACTTGTACGGCAGAGGAAAGGATTAAGAGCCTAGCTTCCGAAGGGGTTCTAATACCAGAGCTCACAAAATCCCTGTGTCTTATTGCACTGAAGCATCTCAAAA CCCAACAGCTGGCGCGGGCCTGGATGACTACCGGCACTGCTTCACGATTGGAGGCTTTACGGATCCTCTCCTGCGATGCCACCTCTGCTTCTACGGACGACTCAATTTCTAGAGCTCATTGGAGTACCTTTATGCTGGAACGGCTTTTCGTACCCTGGACAACCGACCTCTCTGGCCCCGGAGTTCCTGACTTTCCCGTCAGTGCCCCAACACCACCCCCGCCTTCATTTGTCACCGTGAATGCCACGCCAGGCCGGACACAATCAGGAGAAGCCCCAACAAGGAACGTTCTCAGCAGTGATCCTGGTATCATCGGAGTTCACTTGCGTCTAGTTGGCATCTGGGGCAAGCTCAAGTTGTACTTGTTCCGCTTACGGCAGGGTGCGACCGAGAAGCCATGGGCTCCAGAGTCAATACAATCACAGCTGAACATTGAGCTACTCGAGCACGAGGCCCTGATCGACTCGAAATATTTCCTTTGCAAAGCTTTTTTACCCAACCGAACGATAGCGGAGGTGTCTCGACATCGCGAGTACTGGGATCCGTTCATGGCGAGCCAGATCATTTGGCATTCCATTCACGCTATCCTGAACCACCCTTTTATCCATTTGTTCTTATTGAGGTCTCCCAAGGAGGTCCCACCGTCGTGTCTCTTTCTCCAGCAGAAGGTGGACATGGCATTATTTCACACGGGCTGGCTGTTTCGGGTCCTTCAGTCGTTCATGGACCTGATGGACGTGGTTGATCCAATGGTCACTGAGTTCGTAGCTGCGGCCGCAACTGTACCGTGGCTGTTCCAGTTCTCGAATGATGCAAAGATCGCCCAAAGGGCACGGGACGATTTGCAGAAGTGCGATACTTTTCTCAGTCATGCAGCCGTCACTTGGCCCCATTTCGCTCAAAAG CTCGGCACATTGCGGCAATTGCAGGCTCTAGCTGACGAGAACCGCAGACAACACTCGAATGATGGCACAACGATCAGCTTTCAACCTGCCTGGCTATGGGACCTCTTGGATCCGAGGATTTATTCCTCCTTGACAGGCTCACCGCATCCAAGTTCAGAGCTAGCCTCGCGCAATCTTGACTCGAAGATGTACCTCAAGAGCCACTTCGTCATGCCCTTACATGAGGATCAGGACTCCGGCCAGGACAATCAGCCAGCAAGTTCTGCCATTGACGCCGTTGACTCTCTGTTCGCTATGCCTGGGGACCTTGAGCTTTTCAACATTGAGTCGCTATCACATGACTGTCTCCAAAACGGGCTCTGGGACCAAGGTTACTAG
- a CDS encoding Transcriptional regulatory protein moc3: MARKASQGCWTCKHRKIGCDKTEPNCRNCIRTGRSCSGYGLRLTWPDSPDGRRKGRGSIAHVLSPGHSIPRRPCGSHFLNTTYEDFALAQLGPGARSLPLGRPRCSLSSHTPLSGQDGMFLRYYESIISPMVSTTRARNSFTTEILPRALSNKSLSATALCNAILAISTFHLFGSEAALLYKSKAVWHLSKSLSPATSLALPEATETQLAACMMLSMYSVFDEKEPSWHIHLDGAKRMLDSFNSTQASLSSVFLPYWFLYYQVLKDFTRPTQESPGSSAVDSLWLWQLPGPDRSWVIGYLGCSIEVFEVLSKINRMRLSSGYKDSSSPLLELTKCRHMLELRLNNLLQFLDPEEEHSTTPIERARTLAKAELYRLAALLYLLRVCPADGDDTARNAYLDQAHKVLDMLPVVSSPWPLFIVACESQTDEQRIIILRVLDDMEKARNIGNIHVARRIIEMFWKQKDLQGPGSRLMYWHLIDRDDRVPWFA; the protein is encoded by the exons ATGGCACGCAAGGCAAGTCAAGGCTGCTGGACATGTAAAC ACCGCAAGATTGGCTGCGACAAGACTGAGCCGAATTGCAGAAACTGCATCCGCACAGGCCGATCATGCTCCGGGTATGGCCTCCGACTGACCTGGCCCGACAGTCCAGACGGGAGACGGAAGGGCCGCGGTAGCATTGCCCATGTGCTATCACCAGGTCATTCCATTCCAAGGCGACCGTGCGGCAGTCACTTCCTCAACACAACATATGAGGACTTTGCCCTGGCACAACTTGGTCCCGGTGCCCGCTCCTTACCACTTGGCAGGCCGCGTTGTAGCCTTTCAAGTCACACGCCACTATCTGGCCAAGATGGAATGTTCCTTCGATACT ACGAAAGCATCATATCTCCAATGGTCTCGACTACCCGAGCCCGGAATAGCTTCACCACGGAAATTCTCCCGCGAGCGCTATCAAACAAGTCACTGTCCGCAACGGCGCTATGCAATGCAATACTAGCAATCTCGACATTCCACTTGTTCGGCTCTGAAGCCGCCTTGCTTTACAAGTCAAAGGCAGTCTGGCATCTCTCTAAATCACTAAGCCCTGCCACTTCCCTCGCACTGCCTGAAGCTACAGAAACTCAGTTAGCTGCTTGTATGATGCTGTCCATGTATAGT GTATTCGACGAGAAGGAACCTAGCTGGCATATTCACCTGGACGGAGCCAAGAGGATGCTCGACAGCTTCAACTCGACTCAGGCGTCGCTCTCGTCCGTCTTTCTCCCGTATTGGTTTTTGTACTATCAAGTACTAAAAGACTTTACTCGACCTACCCAAGAGAGCCCTGGTAGCAGCGCTGTGGATTCGCTGTGGCTATGGCAATTGCCAGGGCCCGACAGATCCTGG GTCATCGGATACTTGGGCTGCTCCATCGAGGTCTTTGAGGTCCTCAGCAAAATCAACCGGATGAGGTTATCATCAGGCTATAAAGATAGCTCGTCGCCGTTGCTGGAGCTGACCAAATGCCGGCATATGCTGGAACTGAGACTGAACAACCTACTCCAATTTCTTGATCCCGAGGAGGAGCATTCTACCACACCGATTGAACGCGCCCGCACCTTGGCCAAGGCAGAGTTATACCGACTAGCAGCACTGCTCTACCTTCTGCGTGTCTGTCCTGCGGATGGGGACGACACCGCGAGGAACGCTTACCTTGACCAGGCGCACAAGGTTCTCGACATGCTGCCCGTTGTGTCAAGCCCTTGGCCTCTTTTCATCGTTGCCTGTGAGTCGCAGACGGATGAGCAACGAATCATCATTCTCCGCGTACTAGATGATATGGAAAAGGCACGGAATATCGGAAATATTCATGTCGCGAGACGCATTATCGAAATGTTCTGGAAGCAGAAAGACCTTCAGGGCCCTGGGAGTCGGCTCATGTATTGGCATCTCATCGACAGGGATGACAGGGTTCCCTGGTTTGCATAG